A window of the Arachis duranensis cultivar V14167 chromosome 5, aradu.V14167.gnm2.J7QH, whole genome shotgun sequence genome harbors these coding sequences:
- the LOC107490580 gene encoding zinc finger protein SHOOT GRAVITROPISM 5, translated as MLANNSSVAPSSEPFSCADNSNGTPSNKRKRRPAGTPDPDAEVVSLSPKTLLESDRYVCEICNQGFQRDQNLQMHRRRHKVPWKLLKRETPVVRKRVFVCPEPTCLHHDPCHALGDLVGIKKHFRRKHSNHKQWVCERCSKGYAVQSDYKAHLKTCGTRGHSCDCGRVFSRVESFIEHQDACNMGRLRTESHHNHNHNHQPPPTPTACLSRTASSPSPSRSETNFSTAPWQPTSSTTTTTTTTTPTSLVVITKPITTTTEPPFFNNTNPTPILATAETFLFKKSNTSNKLHHPNLDLQLSTTTTTTTMMMNNNNSIPNVDLTLSPKSDNNHHQQLQNQQHSTQLQLSIGGTTSSDISENNNKNDSSNRNSSPKESINSSNENKHATATSMALRVQEQAREQLRLAMAEKAYAEEARKQAKRQIEMAEQEFNNAKRIRQQAQAELDKACALKEHAMKKINSTIMQITCHSCKQHFHLQPPPVSATAPPDENSLVLSYMSSGITTEGAGEVIENNNNDHDTTTTTITDNNNNNGKKASTATNS; from the exons ATGTTAGCGAATAACTCTTCAGTAGCTCCAAGTTCAGAACCATTTTCTTGTGCTGATAATAGTAATGGCACTCCAAGCAATAAAAGGAAGAGAAGACCCGCAGGAACACCAG ATCCAGATGCAGAGGTGGTGTCGCTGTCGCCAAAGACGTTATTGGAATCGGATCGATATGTGTGTGAGATCTGCAACCAAGGCTTCCAAAGGGACCAGAACCTGCAGATGCATCGGAGGAGGCACAAGGTGCCGTGGAAGCTTCTAAAGAGGGAGACGCCGGTGGTCAGGAAGAGGGTCTTCGTGTGTCCGGAGCCTACTTGCCTGCACCACGACCCTTGTCACGCACTCGGAGACCTTGTTGGGATCAAGAAGCACTTCCGCCGCAAGCACAGCAACCACAAACAGTGGGTCTGCGAGCGCTGCTCCAAGGGCTACGCGGTGCAGTCCGATTACAAGGCTCACCTCAAGACCTGCGGCACTCGCGGCCACTCTTGTGACTGCGGCCGCGTCTTCTCCAG GGTGGAGAGCTTTATTGAGCATCAAGATGCTTGCAACATGGGGAGGCTTAGGACGGAATctcatcataatcataatcataatcatcaaCCACCACCAACTCCAACTGCATGTTTATCAAGAACAGCTTCAAGTCCAAGCCCTTCAAGAAGTGAAACCAATTTCAGCACTGCTCCATGGCAACCaacatcatcaacaacaacaacaacaacaacaacaacaccaaCAAGCCTTGTTGTGATCACAAAACCAATAACAACAACCACAGAACCACCTTTCTTCAACAACACTAACCCTACCCCAATTCTAGCCACTGCTGAAACATTCCTATTCAAGAAGAGTAACACCAGCAACAAACTCCATCACCCAAACTTGGATCTTCAgctctccaccaccaccaccaccaccaccatgaTGATGAACAACAACAATTCGATCCCCAATGTTGATTTAACACTATCACCAAAGAGTGATAATAATCATCATCAGCAGCTTCAAAACCAGCAGCATTCAACACAGCTGCAACTCTCCATTGGTGGAACAACCTCGTCAGACATTAGCGAGAACAATAACAAGAACGATTCATCAAACAGGAACTCGTCACCGAAAGAGAGCATCAACAGCAGCAACGAGAACAAGCATGCGACAGCAACAAGCATGGCTTTACGGGTTCAAGAACAAGCGAGGGAGCAACTAAGGTTAGCCATGGCGGAGAAAGCGTACGCAGAAGAAGCAAGGAAACAAGCAAAGAGGCAGATAGAAATGGCGGAACAAGAGTTCAACAATGCAAAGAGGATAAGGCAACAAGCGCAAGCTGAACTCGACAAAGCTTGCGCTCTCAAGGAACATGCAATGAAGAAGATAAACTCAACCATCATGCAAATTACGTGCCATTCTTGCAAGCAACACTTTCATCTTCAACCACCACCAGTATCTGCTACAGCACCACCAGATGAAAATTCCTTGGTTCTCAGTTACATGTCTTCTGGAATCACCACCGAAGGTGCTGGAGAAGTTATAGAGAACAATAATAACGATCATgatactactactactactattactgataataataataataatgggaAGAAAGCATCTACAGCTACTAACTCTTag